A single window of Sphingobium sp. SCG-1 DNA harbors:
- the lipA gene encoding lipoyl synthase has protein sequence MNEILPVGPAALGTARVRKPDWIRVKAPTSPGYVETKKLMREKGLATVCEEAACPNIGECWSKKHATVMILGDVCTRACAFCNVKTGMPRKVDPLEPMHLAEAAAEMGLEHIVITSVDRDDLPDGGASQFVKVIQELRRTTPKTTIEILTPDFRNKHEAAVEAIVAARPDVYNHNLETVPRLYPTIRPGARYYASLRLLETVKKHDPSIFTKSGIMLGLGEERLEVHQVMDDMRSADIDFLTMGQYLQPTPKHAKVIEFVAPAGFNAYAAIARAKGFLQVASSPLTRSSYHAGKDFAEMRAAREAKLAKKAGHAPA, from the coding sequence ATGAATGAAATCCTGCCTGTCGGCCCCGCCGCCCTTGGTACTGCTCGCGTCCGTAAGCCTGATTGGATACGCGTTAAAGCGCCGACCAGTCCTGGCTACGTTGAAACCAAGAAGCTCATGCGGGAAAAGGGGCTGGCGACAGTTTGCGAAGAAGCCGCTTGCCCCAACATCGGGGAATGCTGGAGCAAAAAGCACGCGACGGTAATGATCCTGGGCGACGTGTGCACGCGCGCCTGCGCCTTCTGCAACGTCAAAACGGGAATGCCGCGCAAGGTCGACCCGCTGGAGCCAATGCACTTGGCGGAAGCCGCTGCCGAGATGGGGCTGGAGCACATCGTCATCACCTCCGTGGACCGCGACGACTTGCCGGATGGCGGCGCTTCGCAGTTCGTGAAGGTCATTCAGGAGCTTCGGCGGACTACGCCGAAAACAACAATCGAAATCCTGACGCCAGACTTTCGCAACAAACATGAAGCCGCCGTCGAAGCGATCGTTGCCGCGCGGCCCGATGTTTACAATCACAATCTGGAAACGGTACCACGCCTTTATCCGACGATCCGGCCGGGCGCACGTTATTACGCCTCGCTCCGCTTGCTGGAGACCGTGAAGAAGCACGATCCTTCGATCTTTACCAAATCCGGGATCATGCTTGGGCTGGGTGAAGAGCGGCTGGAAGTGCATCAGGTGATGGACGACATGCGGTCAGCAGACATCGACTTCCTGACGATGGGCCAGTATCTGCAACCCACGCCCAAACACGCTAAAGTCATTGAGTTTGTCGCGCCGGCTGGCTTCAATGCCTATGCGGCTATCGCTCGGGCCAAAGGCTTTTTGCAGGTGGCGTCCAGTCCGCTGACGCGCTCAAGCTACCATGCAGGCAAGGACTTTGCCGAGATGCGCGCGGCGCGGGAAGCCAAACTGGCGAAGAAGGCTGGCCATGCCCCGGCATGA
- a CDS encoding carbonic anhydrase — protein MTDFADMISGYRRFRQAGWAQQRERWGELREGQSPRVMIIACSDSRVDPAQIFDTNPGEIFVVRNVAALVPPFETTPGLHGVSAALEFAVQVLKVGEIVVMGHGSCGGCGAALSGDLKDQPPGEGGFIANWIKLLDDARAHVVAEHPDHSTPQAKRAMEEEGVKVSLANLRTFPCIRSKERSGDLKLVGAFFAIADGVLNVLDEQSGVFSPA, from the coding sequence ATGACTGATTTCGCGGACATGATTTCGGGCTATCGTCGTTTCCGGCAAGCAGGTTGGGCGCAGCAGCGTGAGCGTTGGGGTGAGTTGCGCGAGGGTCAATCGCCCCGAGTAATGATAATCGCCTGTTCCGACAGTCGCGTAGATCCCGCGCAGATATTCGATACGAATCCCGGTGAGATATTTGTTGTCCGCAACGTCGCGGCGCTAGTTCCACCGTTCGAGACCACGCCGGGCCTGCATGGCGTATCCGCCGCACTGGAATTTGCGGTGCAGGTGCTCAAGGTCGGCGAGATCGTGGTGATGGGGCATGGGAGCTGCGGGGGCTGCGGCGCAGCATTGTCGGGCGATCTCAAAGATCAGCCGCCCGGCGAAGGGGGTTTCATCGCCAACTGGATCAAGCTGCTCGACGATGCACGCGCGCATGTCGTGGCGGAACATCCCGACCACAGCACGCCACAAGCCAAGCGGGCCATGGAGGAGGAAGGCGTGAAGGTGAGCCTGGCGAATCTCCGCACCTTCCCCTGCATCCGTTCGAAGGAACGGTCGGGCGATCTCAAGCTTGTCGGCGCGTTCTTCGCCATTGCCGACGGCGTGCTCAATGTGCTGGACGAACAGAGCGGCGTGTTTTCACCAGCCTGA
- a CDS encoding putative bifunctional diguanylate cyclase/phosphodiesterase, with the protein MEQQQSSNPDALRSLFIVSDKDRDGLAELAAQCGWKATAKRRSDDAERHYLAGDATVALIDVRKGKESLIDQMGSAVEASGGALIALIEAADIQAVARLTAAGATHFICAPVLRENLAAILASADIMVARLSGRAAFNSQFQHPVSAPRNVDMDFLTGLSSRQAAVRWLEEQLKAEGSPLVLLLSIGPFDRINAAYGQMAGDALLGRIARRVERLVEEYVGPHAMIARVAGTEYMIGASANVLGTDRAVFLARRIVAVISQPFSAGDHLIRLTGRCGIAEGVSGDSATRLLRRAGTALADAKQSDGEGIRILTATERSRDADPDRLESDLRLALDRGEIDVVFQPQYACADNRLTGVEALARWNHPHYGALGAGALFSAAERSDFLLPLSAHIQAEALRQAAAWPKVLSALRLSLNVTASDISQPRFLEGFLQTVDSSGFPRSRLTVEITESGLIEDIRAAAALLDRLRAEGLAVAIDDFGTGYSSLAYLKALPLDYLKIDSGLAQDIAGSERDRIIVRGVIDMAHALGMQVIAEGVETEEQRALLAAQGCSYYQGFLKSPAVSAVDLAALVEG; encoded by the coding sequence ATGGAGCAGCAGCAGAGTAGCAATCCTGATGCGCTGCGTTCGTTGTTCATCGTGTCCGATAAGGATCGCGATGGGCTGGCGGAGCTTGCGGCGCAGTGCGGCTGGAAGGCGACTGCCAAGCGCCGCAGCGACGACGCGGAGCGGCATTACCTTGCTGGCGACGCGACGGTGGCCCTGATCGACGTCCGCAAAGGAAAAGAAAGCCTGATCGATCAGATGGGCAGCGCCGTGGAGGCGTCCGGCGGAGCCTTGATCGCGCTGATCGAAGCGGCAGATATCCAGGCCGTTGCCCGATTAACGGCAGCAGGCGCCACACACTTCATTTGCGCCCCTGTCCTGCGGGAGAACCTGGCGGCAATCCTCGCATCTGCCGATATCATGGTAGCCCGTCTCAGCGGCCGTGCCGCATTTAACAGTCAATTTCAGCATCCAGTTAGCGCTCCCCGGAACGTGGACATGGACTTTCTAACGGGTCTTTCCAGCAGGCAGGCGGCGGTGCGGTGGCTGGAAGAGCAGTTGAAGGCAGAGGGCAGTCCGTTGGTGCTTCTTCTGTCGATTGGCCCCTTTGATCGCATCAACGCCGCTTATGGGCAGATGGCAGGCGACGCCCTGCTGGGCCGCATCGCGAGGCGCGTCGAGCGGCTGGTGGAGGAATATGTCGGCCCCCACGCGATGATAGCTCGGGTCGCCGGGACAGAGTATATGATTGGCGCTTCGGCCAATGTTCTGGGAACCGACCGCGCTGTGTTCCTGGCGCGCAGGATCGTCGCCGTCATTTCGCAGCCGTTTAGCGCGGGCGATCATTTGATCCGACTCACTGGGCGGTGCGGCATCGCCGAAGGCGTATCGGGAGATAGCGCGACGCGCCTGCTCAGGCGGGCCGGGACGGCGCTGGCAGACGCGAAGCAGTCGGACGGGGAAGGCATTCGCATCCTGACCGCAACGGAGCGCAGTCGTGACGCGGACCCGGACCGGCTGGAAAGCGATTTGCGGTTGGCGCTTGATCGGGGCGAGATCGATGTCGTTTTCCAACCGCAATATGCGTGCGCCGATAACCGTCTTACTGGAGTCGAAGCGCTCGCGCGCTGGAATCATCCGCATTATGGGGCGCTGGGCGCCGGAGCGTTGTTTTCTGCGGCAGAGCGGTCGGACTTCTTGTTGCCCCTGTCGGCGCATATTCAGGCAGAAGCGTTACGGCAGGCAGCCGCTTGGCCGAAAGTGCTATCAGCCTTGCGGCTCTCGCTCAATGTTACCGCTTCCGACATCTCCCAGCCTAGGTTTTTGGAGGGCTTCCTCCAAACGGTCGATAGTAGTGGCTTTCCGCGGTCGCGGCTGACAGTCGAGATAACCGAGAGCGGGCTTATCGAGGACATAAGGGCAGCGGCGGCGCTGCTGGACAGGTTGCGCGCCGAAGGTCTGGCAGTTGCGATCGACGATTTTGGAACGGGCTATTCCAGCCTCGCTTATCTCAAGGCGCTGCCGCTCGATTATCTCAAGATCGACAGCGGCCTTGCACAGGATATCGCCGGTTCGGAGCGCGACCGTATCATCGTTCGCGGCGTGATCGACATGGCGCACGCCCTGGGCATGCAGGTAATCGCCGAGGGGGTGGAAACGGAGGAGCAGCGGGCACTGCTCGCCGCTCAGGGTTGCAGCTATTATCAGGGCTTTCTGAAATCTCCCGCCGTGTCCGCTGTCGATCTCGCCGCACTTGTAGAGGGGTAG
- the moaA gene encoding GTP 3',8-cyclase MoaA yields MDANEKTDVAPLIDVHGRRIEYLRISVTDRCDLRCRYCMSEKMTFLPRNQILTLEEIAIIADRFIARGVRKIRLSGGEPLVRRDFGDLARRIGRHLDRGLDELTLTTNGTHLAEHADMLVDAGIRRINVSLDTLDPETFAFITRGGDIAKVMAGLDAARSSGLSIKINMVALKGLNDHAFVDMLRWCDAQGHDLTLIETMPLGEVDEDRTDRFVPLSHALQAIRQEYDVSPLSDRTGGPARYFAVDGMQSRLGLITPLSENFCAGCNRMRLTCQGRIYMCLGHEDHVDLKAAFRSGGVAALDSLLDSALASKPLAHDFRIGADASAATVRHMSVTGG; encoded by the coding sequence ATGGACGCCAACGAGAAGACAGATGTGGCACCCTTGATTGACGTCCATGGTCGGCGCATCGAGTATCTGCGCATTTCCGTAACAGATCGGTGCGACCTCCGATGCCGCTACTGCATGTCGGAAAAAATGACATTTCTTCCGCGTAATCAGATACTTACACTGGAGGAGATCGCGATCATCGCCGATCGGTTTATCGCGCGAGGGGTGCGAAAGATACGGTTGAGCGGCGGTGAACCGTTGGTGCGGCGCGACTTCGGCGATCTTGCCCGTCGCATCGGCCGCCATCTGGATCGAGGACTCGACGAACTTACACTCACGACCAACGGCACGCATCTTGCCGAACATGCCGACATGCTGGTGGACGCCGGGATTCGGCGGATCAACGTCAGTCTAGATACGCTCGATCCGGAGACGTTTGCCTTTATCACGCGCGGCGGCGACATCGCCAAAGTTATGGCTGGTCTAGACGCGGCGCGCAGCAGCGGCCTCTCCATCAAGATCAACATGGTTGCCTTGAAGGGTCTTAACGATCATGCTTTCGTCGACATGCTCCGCTGGTGCGATGCGCAGGGGCACGACCTCACCCTCATAGAGACCATGCCGCTGGGCGAGGTCGACGAGGATCGCACGGACCGCTTTGTTCCTCTGTCCCATGCCTTGCAGGCCATTCGTCAGGAATATGATGTCAGTCCCTTGTCGGATCGCACTGGCGGCCCTGCCCGCTATTTCGCGGTTGACGGGATGCAGTCGCGGCTGGGCCTCATCACGCCATTGTCGGAAAACTTTTGTGCCGGTTGCAACCGGATGCGCCTGACCTGCCAGGGCCGCATCTATATGTGTCTGGGCCACGAGGATCATGTCGACCTTAAGGCCGCCTTCCGGAGTGGTGGTGTGGCCGCGCTGGACAGTTTGCTCGACTCAGCACTTGCCTCCAAGCCGCTGGCGCATGATTTCCGCATCGGTGCCGACGCGTCTGCCGCAACTGTGCGCCATATGAGCGTGACCGGCGGCTAG
- a CDS encoding NAD kinase, protein MSSGNEPKRALLASPTQAARAAEERLRASYDFVPLEQADMVVALGGDGFMLQALHAMLEARRIVPVFGMNLGTVGFLMNEWRLERLDQRLDAAKHFKVNPLRMTVNTVDGEQFSIPAINEVSLLRETRQTARLSVEVNGRIVLPELVCDGVLVATPAGSTAYNLSAHGPILPLGSALMALTPISPFRPRRWRGAILPENTAITFTVLDPVKRPVSAVGDQREVRDVASVEVKIDRTTPLTLLFDPEHTLDDRIAAEQFIA, encoded by the coding sequence GTGAGTTCCGGTAACGAACCGAAGCGCGCGCTGCTCGCGTCGCCCACACAGGCTGCGCGCGCCGCCGAGGAGCGCCTACGCGCCAGCTATGATTTCGTGCCGCTTGAGCAGGCCGACATGGTTGTGGCGCTCGGCGGCGACGGGTTCATGCTTCAGGCGCTGCACGCTATGCTGGAGGCGCGGCGGATCGTGCCGGTCTTCGGCATGAACTTGGGGACGGTCGGCTTCCTGATGAACGAGTGGCGGCTGGAACGGCTGGACCAGCGCCTTGATGCTGCCAAGCATTTCAAGGTCAATCCGCTCCGTATGACGGTGAACACTGTCGACGGTGAACAGTTCTCGATCCCGGCCATCAACGAAGTGTCTTTGCTACGCGAAACGCGCCAGACTGCCCGGTTGTCCGTTGAGGTGAACGGTCGAATCGTGCTTCCCGAACTGGTTTGCGACGGGGTGCTGGTAGCAACGCCCGCGGGTTCCACGGCATACAACCTCTCGGCGCACGGTCCGATCCTGCCACTCGGTTCAGCGCTCATGGCGCTCACGCCGATCAGCCCGTTCCGCCCTCGCCGCTGGCGGGGAGCGATCCTGCCTGAAAATACGGCGATCACCTTCACGGTGCTCGATCCGGTCAAACGTCCCGTCAGCGCCGTGGGCGATCAGCGCGAAGTTCGCGATGTCGCCAGCGTTGAAGTCAAAATCGATCGGACGACGCCGCTCACGTTGCTTTTCGATCCGGAGCACACACTGGACGACCGTATTGCCGCAGAGCAATTTATCGCCTGA
- a CDS encoding 3'-5' exoribonuclease yields the protein MLYFLDTEFNGFEGDLISLALVPEDGDQEFYVSLPLPDELHPWVEQKVIPYLRHVPPALDYELTREHAAQHLAAYLQGDPDPIIVADWPDDLAHFCKLLVTGPGEMVEVPPLRFELRDATGFSAAANSRVPHNALHDARALRAFYLNTEDR from the coding sequence ATGCTTTACTTCCTGGATACCGAATTCAACGGCTTTGAGGGCGATCTTATCAGCCTGGCGCTTGTTCCGGAGGATGGCGATCAGGAATTCTATGTCTCGCTGCCGCTCCCTGACGAACTGCATCCGTGGGTGGAGCAGAAGGTCATTCCTTATCTGCGCCACGTTCCTCCGGCGCTCGACTATGAACTGACACGAGAACACGCGGCGCAGCACCTTGCCGCTTATCTTCAGGGTGATCCTGATCCGATAATCGTTGCGGACTGGCCTGACGATCTAGCGCATTTCTGCAAGTTGCTCGTTACCGGTCCAGGAGAGATGGTGGAGGTCCCGCCGCTTCGCTTTGAACTGCGCGATGCGACCGGCTTCAGCGCAGCCGCCAACAGCAGGGTTCCTCACAATGCGCTGCACGATGCGCGCGCGCTTCGGGCATTTTACCTGAACACGGAAGATCGATAG
- a CDS encoding TonB-dependent receptor, with translation MRRPAFLLLASVASLSILPNSAFAQDAAPLDAAAPDNAGGDIVVYGFGETRQVQTVGADDIKLLTPGTSPLKAISKLPGVNYQGADAFGAYEWSTRISLRGFNQNQLGFTLDGVPLGDMSYGNYNGLHISRAIISENLGSVTVSQGAGNLSTASVSNLGGTLVFASRDPLQSMDIAASGTYGSDDTYRGFARVDSGDLGGVRGYLSYGYLHAGKWKGEGEQRQHQVNAKVVADLGDGKITGFFNFSDRRENDYQDMSADMIRRLGSNFDNISNDWATAYRLAAIYQNQNAGTANPAFLPYPQYGLTFPAPYQTVDDAYFDAAGLRQDYLTGLTFETPLTSDIRFKLQGYYHNNHGQGLWYTPYVPSPTGAPISIRTTEYDMDRMGSLASVTWEMGQNTFELGGWVENNDFHQARRFYSLANTLAGPSRDSLKFQTNPFATQWEFKYTSDTVQYYVSDKIELGSLTLSGGWKGVRVQNTSNGIVTGGLAAGKIESKDWFLPQVGALFSINDNTELFANYTENFRPFVAAATSGLFGVSQASFNASVNTLKPESSKTIEGGARFRSGIFQGALAAYYVDFKDRILSVQVGAPIEGRPSELQNVGSVRSYGFEASGTVTLMQGLSATASYAYNDSTYRDNVLSGVTVIPTRGKTVVDSPKHIASGELAYDGEMFFGRVGASYMSRRYYTYTNDQSVNGRVIVDASVGIKAPENMGFLTGFALEASVTNLFDKEYVSTVGSGGFSNSGDGQTLLPGAPQQFFVTLRRGF, from the coding sequence ATGCGTCGTCCTGCCTTTCTTCTTCTGGCCTCCGTCGCCAGCCTCTCCATCCTGCCCAACAGCGCGTTCGCACAGGATGCAGCACCCCTCGATGCGGCCGCACCCGATAATGCCGGTGGCGATATCGTCGTTTATGGCTTCGGCGAAACGCGGCAGGTGCAGACTGTCGGTGCCGACGATATAAAGCTGCTGACCCCTGGCACATCGCCGCTAAAGGCAATCAGCAAGCTGCCCGGCGTGAACTATCAGGGTGCGGATGCTTTTGGCGCCTATGAATGGTCGACACGCATTTCGCTACGCGGTTTCAACCAGAATCAGTTGGGCTTCACGCTGGATGGCGTTCCGCTCGGCGACATGAGCTATGGCAACTATAACGGTCTGCATATCAGCCGCGCCATCATTTCCGAGAACCTTGGTAGCGTGACCGTCAGCCAGGGCGCTGGCAATCTTTCCACCGCGTCGGTGAGCAATCTTGGCGGTACGCTGGTGTTCGCATCGCGCGATCCCTTGCAGAGCATGGATATCGCGGCGTCGGGAACATACGGCAGCGACGACACCTATCGTGGCTTTGCGCGTGTCGACAGCGGCGACCTGGGTGGCGTGCGCGGCTATTTGAGCTACGGCTATCTTCATGCCGGTAAATGGAAAGGCGAAGGCGAACAGCGCCAGCATCAGGTGAACGCGAAAGTCGTCGCCGATCTCGGCGATGGCAAGATCACCGGCTTCTTCAACTTCTCTGACCGTCGGGAGAACGACTATCAGGACATGTCGGCGGACATGATCCGGCGGCTGGGCAGCAACTTCGACAATATCTCAAACGATTGGGCCACTGCGTACCGGCTGGCGGCAATTTACCAGAACCAGAATGCGGGAACGGCCAATCCGGCATTCCTTCCTTATCCTCAATATGGCCTGACCTTCCCCGCGCCATATCAGACCGTCGATGACGCTTATTTCGACGCTGCGGGCCTTCGTCAGGATTACCTGACTGGCCTGACTTTCGAAACGCCACTGACAAGCGATATCCGCTTCAAACTCCAGGGCTACTACCACAATAACCACGGCCAGGGCCTTTGGTACACGCCTTATGTCCCAAGCCCGACTGGCGCACCGATCTCGATCCGTACGACTGAATATGACATGGATCGCATGGGTTCACTGGCCAGCGTCACCTGGGAGATGGGGCAGAACACGTTCGAACTGGGCGGCTGGGTCGAGAATAACGATTTCCATCAAGCCCGCCGCTTCTATTCCCTGGCGAACACGCTCGCTGGCCCTTCGCGCGACAGCCTGAAGTTCCAGACCAACCCGTTCGCGACGCAATGGGAGTTCAAATACACGAGCGATACGGTGCAATATTATGTCTCGGACAAGATTGAACTCGGTAGCCTCACCCTGTCAGGTGGCTGGAAGGGCGTTCGGGTCCAAAACACGTCGAACGGCATCGTGACTGGCGGCCTTGCTGCCGGAAAGATCGAGTCGAAGGACTGGTTCCTGCCACAGGTCGGCGCTTTGTTCAGCATCAACGACAATACTGAACTGTTCGCCAACTACACCGAGAACTTCCGGCCGTTCGTGGCTGCCGCTACCTCCGGCCTGTTCGGCGTAAGCCAGGCAAGCTTCAACGCCAGCGTCAACACTCTCAAGCCTGAAAGCTCCAAGACGATAGAAGGCGGCGCGCGCTTCCGCTCGGGTATCTTCCAAGGTGCGTTGGCGGCCTACTATGTTGACTTCAAGGACCGCATCCTGAGCGTTCAGGTCGGCGCGCCGATCGAGGGTCGCCCCTCGGAATTGCAGAACGTCGGCTCAGTCCGCTCCTATGGCTTCGAAGCTTCGGGCACCGTCACCCTTATGCAGGGCCTGTCCGCCACGGCCTCTTACGCCTACAATGACTCGACCTACCGCGACAATGTCCTGAGCGGCGTGACGGTGATCCCGACTCGCGGCAAGACGGTCGTGGACAGCCCCAAGCACATCGCGTCGGGCGAATTGGCCTATGATGGCGAGATGTTCTTCGGCCGGGTCGGCGCGAGCTACATGTCCCGTCGCTATTACACCTATACCAATGACCAGTCAGTCAACGGCCGGGTCATTGTCGACGCCAGCGTCGGGATCAAGGCACCGGAAAACATGGGCTTCCTGACTGGCTTCGCACTGGAAGCTTCGGTGACGAACCTGTTCGACAAGGAATATGTTTCGACCGTAGGTTCGGGCGGCTTCAGCAACAGCGGCGATGGCCAGACGCTGCTTCCCGGCGCGCCGCAGCAGTTCTTCGTCACCCTGCGTCGGGGCTTCTGA